One window from the genome of Blastopirellula retiformator encodes:
- a CDS encoding helix-turn-helix domain-containing protein has protein sequence MNTRTGMPNSTAGGENMSVDIELLSQLFDQANDTAFFVKDAQGRYLAVNDSLVTRHGWKKKGDVLGKRSSEICAGDFGAVPSRQDDLVLRTGRPLIDQLEMQWHRPQHATWCLTTKLPIRDSQGQIIGLIGFSRDMRTLVEPAEIPVEFAQAIDEFEQTLSAEVNPAWFAKRSKLSPGRLSRLTKRIFDLTPGQMITKIRIAAATKLLQSTDMSVADIAHRCGFYDHSAFTRTFRNATGTTPSRFRQALP, from the coding sequence GTGAATACGCGCACAGGCATGCCAAATTCGACCGCTGGCGGCGAAAATATGAGCGTCGACATCGAATTGCTATCGCAACTTTTCGATCAGGCGAACGATACCGCCTTCTTTGTCAAAGACGCTCAAGGACGCTATCTGGCCGTCAATGATTCGCTGGTAACTCGGCATGGCTGGAAAAAGAAAGGGGACGTTCTGGGCAAGCGATCGTCAGAGATTTGCGCCGGTGACTTTGGCGCCGTTCCCTCTCGCCAAGATGACCTCGTGCTGAGAACCGGCCGTCCGCTGATAGACCAGCTAGAGATGCAATGGCATCGACCGCAACACGCGACCTGGTGTCTGACCACCAAGTTGCCGATCCGCGACTCTCAAGGACAAATCATCGGTCTGATCGGCTTCTCCCGCGATATGCGGACCCTGGTCGAACCGGCCGAAATCCCGGTCGAATTCGCTCAGGCGATCGACGAGTTTGAACAAACGCTCTCGGCGGAGGTAAACCCGGCTTGGTTCGCCAAACGGTCGAAACTGTCGCCCGGCCGACTCTCTCGGCTTACTAAGCGGATTTTTGATCTAACGCCGGGACAAATGATCACCAAGATCCGGATCGCCGCGGCGACCAAGCTGCTGCAGTCGACCGACATGTCGGTCGCCGACATCGCCCATCGCTGCGGATTCTACGACCATAGCGCCTTTACGCGCACCTTCCGCAACGCAACTGGTACGACCCCCAGCAGGTTTCGCCAGGCCCTGCCGTAG
- a CDS encoding aminopeptidase P N-terminal domain-containing protein, with the protein MRHQPISSELFVANRARLTAQLLPNSLAIVHANDVLPTNADGSLKIFPNADLFYLSGIEQEESILLLYPDAYEPKHREVLFLREPTERLQIWEGKKLTQEAAVAKSGIQNVRWLSEFPRALRDCMLSADQAYLNQNEHRFANTTVETRDSRFVKQCREDFPLQSFRRLAPLLHQLRTVKSKPELTLIQEAIRITQAGFDRVLEFVKPGVSEFEVEAELAHEFIRQRGAFAYTPIIAAGDNACGLHYTDNDQICRDGELLLLDVGSNYANYNADMTRTIPVNGRFTPRQREVYDAVLRVMNASIEGAVVGKHYRDWNHESQLMMNEELLSLGLLTKEDVAKHTRDEPACRKYFMHGLGHPLGLDVHDVAPEDAPFADGWVITVEPGIYLPEEGFAVRLENDVLITADGPVDLMREIPVEAEHIESVIADAAVTV; encoded by the coding sequence ATGCGTCATCAGCCGATCTCGTCCGAGCTCTTCGTTGCCAATCGCGCTCGTCTCACCGCACAGTTGCTCCCCAATTCGCTGGCGATCGTCCACGCCAACGACGTCTTGCCGACCAACGCCGACGGTAGTCTCAAGATCTTTCCTAACGCGGACCTCTTTTATCTGTCCGGCATTGAACAAGAAGAATCGATCCTGCTGCTTTACCCCGACGCGTACGAGCCCAAACACCGTGAAGTCCTTTTCCTCCGTGAACCGACCGAGCGACTGCAGATCTGGGAAGGGAAGAAGTTGACCCAGGAAGCCGCCGTCGCCAAATCGGGCATTCAGAACGTCCGTTGGCTGAGTGAATTTCCGCGGGCGCTGCGCGATTGCATGCTGAGCGCCGACCAGGCCTATCTCAATCAAAATGAACATCGCTTCGCCAATACGACGGTCGAAACGCGCGATAGTCGCTTCGTTAAGCAATGTCGGGAAGATTTTCCGCTGCAATCGTTTCGGCGACTCGCCCCGCTGTTACATCAGCTGCGAACGGTCAAATCTAAGCCCGAGCTCACGCTGATTCAAGAGGCGATCCGCATCACCCAGGCTGGATTTGATCGAGTTCTGGAATTCGTCAAGCCAGGCGTCAGCGAGTTTGAAGTTGAAGCGGAACTTGCCCACGAGTTCATCCGGCAGCGCGGCGCTTTCGCGTACACGCCGATCATCGCCGCCGGCGACAACGCCTGCGGTCTGCACTACACCGACAACGATCAGATCTGCCGCGATGGCGAGTTGTTGCTTCTCGATGTTGGCTCCAATTACGCCAACTACAATGCCGACATGACCCGCACAATTCCGGTTAATGGCCGCTTTACGCCGAGGCAACGCGAGGTCTACGACGCTGTGCTGCGGGTCATGAACGCGTCGATCGAAGGCGCCGTCGTCGGCAAGCATTATCGCGATTGGAATCACGAGTCGCAGCTGATGATGAACGAAGAGCTCCTTTCGCTAGGTCTGCTGACCAAGGAAGATGTCGCAAAACATACCCGCGACGAGCCCGCGTGCAGGAAGTACTTCATGCACGGTCTGGGACATCCGCTGGGTCTCGACGTCCATGACGTCGCGCCGGAAGACGCCCCATTTGCGGACGGCTGGGTGATTACGGTTGAGCCCGGCATCTATTTGCCGGAGGAAGGTTTCGCCGTCCGACTGGAGAACGATGTCCTGATCACCGCCGATGGTCCAGTCGATCTGATGCGAGAGATCCCAGTCGAGGCCGAACATATTGAATCGGTCATAGCCGACGCAGCCGTGACGGTCTAG
- a CDS encoding M90 metallopeptidase family protein produces MQKTFVATLAILVASQVLLAVDSVTANDLPAYEPTEAYEDRVVNGWSIKLNRRLIRDEPKLCDDVMRELDHQLYLVTRVVPKPALEKVKTITIWVELFEKNTPCAAYHPDVKWLKEHDINPDKRRCVELANARNFVNWTHGQPWMILHELAHGYHHQFLENGFRNAEVRDAFENGTGDDRYGQVRHIRGGMRDHYAATNPMEYFAETSEAFFGVNDYFPFVRAELQQYDPHGLATIKKMWEIGLATKADRPNDETPAPRD; encoded by the coding sequence ATGCAAAAGACCTTCGTCGCCACTCTTGCGATTCTTGTCGCCTCTCAGGTGTTGCTCGCCGTGGATAGCGTCACAGCAAACGATCTACCCGCCTACGAGCCGACCGAGGCCTACGAAGACCGGGTCGTGAATGGCTGGTCGATCAAGCTGAATCGCCGCTTGATTCGGGACGAGCCAAAGCTCTGTGATGACGTGATGCGCGAACTCGATCACCAACTCTATCTGGTGACCCGCGTCGTGCCGAAGCCGGCGCTCGAAAAGGTCAAAACGATCACCATCTGGGTCGAGTTGTTCGAGAAAAATACGCCGTGCGCCGCGTATCATCCCGATGTCAAATGGCTGAAAGAACACGACATCAACCCCGATAAGCGGCGCTGCGTCGAATTGGCCAACGCCCGCAATTTCGTTAACTGGACGCATGGTCAACCTTGGATGATACTGCACGAACTGGCGCACGGATACCATCACCAGTTCTTAGAAAACGGGTTTCGGAACGCTGAAGTTCGCGACGCTTTCGAGAACGGGACGGGCGACGATCGCTATGGTCAAGTGCGTCATATCCGTGGCGGAATGCGGGATCATTATGCAGCGACCAATCCGATGGAGTACTTCGCCGAGACGTCGGAAGCCTTCTTCGGCGTGAACGACTATTTCCCATTCGTCCGAGCCGAATTGCAGCAGTACGATCCCCATGGTCTGGCGACGATCAAGAAGATGTGGGAAATCGGTCTCGCAACGAAGGCGGATCGCCCGAACGACGAAACTCCAGCGCCGCGGGACTAG
- a CDS encoding DUF1588 domain-containing protein — MKLPLRQTMWIAATLFLAYPAALAAEGGASTAADSTAASFVTRHCVECHGDFAPEGGVQLDTLSLAALDPTSADVWEKVFAQVQFGEMPPSDADSQPTKQERREFLALLDQRLSDIGRGAKLKEKMLLPEYANYVDHEMLFSGEITEPAYTPARLWRIRPDIFRGLWSEPYGRKHHLSVKIGNPVRPDGGEAVQHGPHAGRRISTRYFDREKFANPFYEFVHHASGFSDYALIPADQASLDAMLTNAESMAEILTIGTPVSITTEVKNKDSRHGNNHGSFVGGVVTTTVERRGAIPIAFERLMSKEGPTDREDFAEALDVAFGLLLRRSPSEADVEHYWNDIYLKNEELGRTLALQAVLIYIAISPEFVYRQERGMSQQDEHGRRMLSPQELVYAIHYAFYDSPPYGVTPFEKSPIYQKWSEPIVRREMTERHEPSLPKDSWIVGQMEAGKLATKADVEAAVRHIFADRERNPFPNHNHDVDQTTRPRVLQFFREYFGYYKSPTVFKDLEEFEKRDGFQQFHKQTAVRLAYDTDALVLHILEQDQHVLEELLTTNKTFVTYWDGENDAQAISKAGGRDKYVNKHDAQSYNVNPLEVEYDRKTPLTLPADQRCGILTQPSWLVAHSGNFDNDPVRRGKWIREKLLAGSVMDVPITVDAKIPDDETQTLRQRFRVVHENECWRCHKKMNPLGMPFEAFNHVGRFRELEKGKPVDTSGGVTHTGIDRLDGDVANVREMMERLADSPRVRQSFLRHVFRYWMGRNETLRDSQTLIAMDDAYVESNGSFQEVLVALLTSDSFLYRK; from the coding sequence ATGAAACTCCCTTTGCGACAAACCATGTGGATCGCGGCGACCCTCTTCCTTGCGTATCCTGCTGCCCTCGCAGCGGAAGGCGGCGCTTCGACCGCGGCCGACTCGACCGCCGCCAGTTTCGTGACGCGACACTGCGTTGAATGTCACGGCGACTTTGCTCCCGAGGGAGGCGTTCAACTCGATACCCTGTCGCTCGCCGCTCTGGATCCGACTTCGGCCGACGTTTGGGAGAAGGTTTTCGCCCAGGTTCAGTTTGGCGAAATGCCGCCATCCGATGCCGACTCGCAACCGACGAAACAGGAGCGTCGCGAGTTTCTCGCCCTGCTCGACCAGCGACTCTCCGATATTGGCCGCGGCGCGAAGCTAAAAGAAAAGATGCTGCTGCCCGAATACGCCAACTACGTCGACCACGAAATGCTCTTCAGTGGCGAAATCACTGAGCCTGCCTATACGCCGGCTCGACTCTGGCGAATTCGCCCTGACATTTTTCGCGGACTCTGGTCCGAGCCTTACGGCCGCAAACATCACCTGTCGGTCAAGATCGGCAATCCGGTTCGCCCCGATGGAGGTGAGGCGGTCCAGCATGGGCCGCATGCCGGACGCCGAATTTCTACCCGCTACTTCGATCGGGAGAAGTTCGCCAACCCGTTCTACGAGTTTGTCCATCACGCCTCGGGATTCTCGGACTATGCTCTGATACCGGCCGACCAGGCGTCGCTCGATGCAATGCTGACCAATGCCGAGTCGATGGCCGAGATCCTAACCATCGGCACGCCGGTCAGCATCACGACCGAGGTGAAAAACAAAGATAGCCGCCATGGTAACAACCATGGCAGTTTTGTCGGCGGCGTGGTCACGACGACCGTAGAACGCCGAGGAGCGATTCCAATCGCCTTTGAGCGGTTGATGAGCAAAGAAGGCCCGACCGATCGGGAAGACTTTGCCGAGGCGCTGGACGTCGCGTTTGGTCTGCTCCTCCGTCGCTCACCAAGTGAGGCGGATGTCGAGCACTACTGGAACGACATCTACCTGAAAAACGAAGAGTTGGGGCGAACTTTGGCCCTACAGGCCGTGTTGATTTACATCGCCATCTCGCCTGAATTCGTCTATCGCCAGGAGCGCGGCATGAGCCAGCAAGACGAGCATGGCCGCCGCATGCTATCGCCGCAGGAGCTGGTCTACGCGATTCATTACGCCTTTTACGATTCGCCCCCATACGGCGTGACGCCTTTTGAGAAGTCGCCGATTTATCAAAAGTGGAGCGAACCGATCGTTCGTCGCGAAATGACCGAGCGGCACGAGCCCTCGCTCCCCAAAGACAGCTGGATTGTGGGGCAGATGGAAGCTGGCAAGCTTGCGACCAAAGCCGATGTCGAAGCGGCCGTCCGTCACATTTTCGCCGATCGAGAGCGAAACCCATTTCCCAACCACAATCACGATGTCGACCAAACGACGCGGCCCCGAGTGCTGCAATTCTTTCGCGAGTACTTCGGCTACTACAAATCGCCCACCGTATTCAAAGACCTGGAAGAGTTCGAAAAACGGGACGGCTTTCAGCAATTCCACAAACAAACGGCGGTTCGCCTGGCTTACGATACCGACGCCCTCGTGTTGCACATTTTGGAGCAGGACCAGCACGTGCTGGAAGAGCTGCTGACGACCAACAAGACGTTCGTCACCTATTGGGACGGCGAGAACGACGCACAGGCGATCAGCAAAGCAGGCGGGCGCGACAAATACGTCAACAAACATGACGCCCAAAGCTACAACGTCAATCCGCTGGAAGTGGAGTACGACCGCAAGACGCCGCTTACCTTACCAGCCGACCAACGCTGCGGCATACTGACCCAGCCAAGTTGGCTGGTCGCTCACAGCGGCAACTTTGATAACGATCCAGTCCGCCGCGGCAAATGGATTCGCGAGAAGCTGCTCGCTGGCAGCGTGATGGACGTGCCGATCACCGTCGATGCGAAGATTCCGGATGACGAGACCCAAACGTTGCGGCAGCGGTTTCGCGTGGTGCACGAGAACGAGTGCTGGCGCTGCCACAAGAAGATGAACCCGCTCGGCATGCCATTCGAGGCGTTCAATCATGTCGGCCGCTTTCGTGAACTCGAAAAGGGAAAGCCGGTCGACACCTCGGGCGGCGTGACCCATACCGGCATCGACCGCTTGGACGGCGACGTTGCGAACGTCCGCGAGATGATGGAACGGCTGGCCGATTCTCCGCGGGTACGACAATCGTTTCTGCGGCACGTCTTCCGCTATTGGATGGGACGCAACGAGACGCTCCGCGATTCGCAGACGCTGATCGCGATGGACGATGCGTATGTCGAGAGCAACGGCAGCTTCCAGGAAGTGCTGGTCGCCTTGCTTACCTCCGATTCCTTTCTCTATCGCAAGTAG
- a CDS encoding leucine-rich repeat domain-containing protein, translated as MVRKLEIIWIAGLLGFVVAGSLRAAPLSLTEAEQLLTQKGTNLTDDDLARVAAAPGLTELDLTAHSRLTAKSALTLAQMPALQSLRLTRTRLTAESALEKIAQSKSLRHLDLSQDQSFRGAGLQHFVHLKSLNLACRRGSLGDAGLKYLAPLPQLETLNLGDVDQITDKGLVHLHGLTQLRTLDLYGCHRITDSGFNALFEKLTKLEDLSIAFCWWHRGEKLQLPAGLVHVDLNESKRLQDAAIIGLDKSRIRTLNLFECLDITDAAVASLRDLPQLESLNLGQIRALTDESLHSIATNTELTHLNLSDNDNFTSAGLAQLSGLTKLRDLDLWHCEKIDSAGLDMLKRMNQLERLSLANCGQIDDTALRRLQDRESLIQLHLDYCPQLTPAGLLYLTDLPDLQELTLAGCERLDDEVIVPLARMKSLKYLSLEYCPQISDQTVESLRSKLPNTQIIR; from the coding sequence ATGGTTCGCAAACTAGAGATAATCTGGATCGCCGGGCTGCTCGGCTTCGTCGTTGCCGGTTCGTTGCGCGCCGCTCCTCTCTCCCTGACAGAAGCGGAGCAATTGCTGACGCAGAAGGGTACGAACTTAACCGATGACGATCTAGCCCGCGTCGCCGCCGCCCCGGGATTGACCGAGCTTGATCTAACGGCGCACTCGCGGTTGACGGCGAAATCTGCGCTGACGCTCGCGCAAATGCCGGCCTTGCAGTCGCTGCGGCTCACCCGCACTCGGTTGACTGCAGAAAGCGCGCTTGAGAAGATCGCCCAATCGAAGTCGCTGCGCCATCTCGACCTGTCGCAAGATCAGTCGTTTCGGGGCGCTGGTCTCCAACACTTCGTACACCTGAAGTCGCTCAATCTCGCTTGTCGTCGCGGGTCGTTAGGCGACGCCGGCCTGAAGTATCTAGCCCCGCTGCCCCAGCTCGAAACGCTCAATCTTGGGGACGTCGATCAGATCACCGACAAAGGGCTGGTTCATCTGCACGGGCTCACCCAGTTGCGGACTCTCGATCTTTATGGCTGCCACCGCATCACCGACAGTGGCTTCAACGCGCTGTTCGAGAAGCTGACGAAGTTGGAGGATCTCTCGATCGCCTTCTGCTGGTGGCATCGCGGAGAGAAGCTTCAACTTCCGGCGGGACTGGTTCACGTCGACCTGAATGAGTCGAAACGATTGCAGGATGCGGCGATTATCGGTCTGGACAAGAGCCGAATACGAACGCTCAATCTATTTGAATGTCTCGACATAACCGACGCTGCGGTCGCTAGTTTGCGTGACTTGCCACAGCTGGAAAGCCTAAACCTAGGGCAAATTCGGGCATTGACCGACGAGAGCCTGCACAGCATCGCCACCAACACCGAACTCACGCACTTGAATCTCAGCGACAACGACAACTTTACGAGCGCGGGGCTCGCCCAACTTTCGGGATTAACGAAACTGCGGGACCTCGATCTCTGGCATTGCGAGAAAATTGACTCTGCGGGACTCGACATGCTGAAGCGAATGAACCAGCTAGAGCGACTGTCGCTGGCCAATTGCGGCCAGATCGACGACACGGCCTTGCGACGCTTGCAGGATCGCGAGTCGCTCATCCAGCTTCACCTCGACTACTGCCCCCAGTTAACCCCGGCCGGATTGCTCTATCTCACCGATCTCCCCGACCTGCAGGAACTGACGCTCGCTGGCTGTGAACGGCTAGACGACGAGGTGATCGTTCCGTTGGCCCGCATGAAATCGCTGAAGTATCTGTCGCTGGAGTACTGTCCGCAGATCAGCGACCAGACGGTTGAGTCGCTGCGGTCGAAACTGCCCAACACGCAAATCATTCGCTAA
- a CDS encoding DUF1552 domain-containing protein has protein sequence MLSRRTMLKGLTLGAGSLALSPFLNHLEMLHGGDVPQFPKRFVFVVKGSGLQADFLNPAGLQHGGDRIVDEPLADRRLAAGMESLEPFRAKLTILQGLSGKMCTTGHNAFYGALGAYRAQEHEQPSTETIDGFLAKKFPSVFGHIGLKMGDGSQGIAYPSISAAGENQQLPFQCNPELAYQNLFGSIASGGDVRQKYQRTGNVLDAMADDIRNLQRTLGSGEREKLGYYLSGFESLRDRRLKLASMQEVLRNHAPEISDKYASSVTTHHLEAHFDMAAAALITGITNVATLHCDELGSSYAGIGITPIVHSVGHGADSGTLSSQDCRNLIRKFHFDLIGDFAQKLAAIPEGAGTMLDNTVIVYLSDNSDKHHSTAVEWPMVVLGDLGGGLKTGGRYLSYPRYGASSHHHTIGNWLTTLTHAAGVPVDHFGQPDFALGKPQIQSGPLAELLA, from the coding sequence ATGCTTAGTCGTCGAACGATGCTGAAAGGACTGACGTTGGGAGCCGGCAGTCTGGCTCTCTCCCCCTTTCTCAATCACCTGGAGATGCTGCATGGCGGCGACGTTCCACAGTTTCCGAAGCGGTTTGTCTTTGTGGTGAAAGGAAGTGGGCTGCAGGCCGATTTTCTCAATCCGGCCGGGTTGCAGCATGGGGGAGACAGAATCGTCGACGAGCCGCTAGCCGATCGCCGGCTGGCGGCGGGCATGGAGAGCCTAGAACCATTTCGCGCCAAGCTAACCATCTTGCAGGGGCTGAGCGGCAAGATGTGCACCACAGGGCACAACGCCTTTTATGGCGCGCTGGGCGCCTATCGTGCGCAGGAACATGAACAACCATCCACCGAAACGATTGACGGCTTTTTGGCGAAAAAGTTTCCATCGGTCTTTGGCCACATTGGACTGAAGATGGGCGATGGCAGCCAAGGGATCGCCTATCCGTCGATCAGCGCCGCCGGCGAAAACCAACAGCTGCCGTTCCAATGCAACCCAGAACTCGCCTATCAAAACCTATTCGGCAGCATCGCCTCGGGGGGCGACGTTCGCCAGAAATATCAGCGGACCGGCAACGTGCTGGACGCCATGGCCGACGATATCCGCAATTTGCAGCGAACGCTCGGCAGCGGGGAGCGGGAGAAGCTAGGCTACTACCTGAGCGGCTTCGAGTCGCTCCGTGACCGCCGCCTAAAGCTGGCGTCGATGCAAGAGGTGCTTCGCAATCATGCGCCGGAGATCAGCGACAAGTACGCTTCCAGCGTGACGACGCACCATCTCGAAGCGCATTTTGACATGGCGGCCGCCGCACTGATCACCGGCATCACTAACGTCGCGACGCTCCACTGTGATGAGCTAGGCTCAAGCTATGCTGGCATTGGCATCACGCCGATCGTGCATTCGGTCGGTCATGGCGCCGACAGCGGCACGCTCAGTTCGCAAGATTGCCGCAACCTAATCCGCAAGTTTCACTTTGATTTGATCGGTGATTTCGCCCAGAAACTGGCGGCGATTCCAGAAGGCGCCGGCACGATGCTCGATAACACGGTGATCGTCTATCTCAGCGACAACTCCGACAAGCACCATTCGACGGCGGTCGAGTGGCCGATGGTCGTACTTGGCGATCTCGGCGGCGGTCTAAAGACGGGGGGACGTTATCTTTCGTACCCGCGGTATGGTGCGTCGTCGCATCATCACACGATCGGCAATTGGCTCACCACGTTGACGCACGCCGCCGGCGTTCCGGTCGATCATTTTGGTCAACCTGACTTCGCGTTGGGCAAACCGCAGATACAGTCGGGACCGCTGGCGGAACTACTGGCGTAG
- a CDS encoding substrate-binding domain-containing protein, with protein sequence MNSEKRIGVQMEIDQPYKRHVSIFAGIHRYARQQENWRLIVDDWAWRSLPIRKGKPSPYDGIIGRMSAEGIDRANRLNVPVVNVLFKTADHPAAGVFPDFTACGRLRAEHLLARGFRNFGTLFMTEDRALTVEANAFHDAIANAGFECRSLQLEGNHSVLGDGDANYRHWKRGKRRIEKWLESWNLPIGLFVSEVDITRVLIELCFNRGWRIPEDVAIVAGTNEEELCTHPEPSITSLEYPNEQIGYEAARLLDQALNSSAGAEESQQEKVYLPPVGIVARRSTDFIAVDDELMRRALRYIDEHLEQPISIDDVAEALLISRRKLTSEFRKNFKRTVAGEIQRLRVERVKRELYGTRLTVQEIARRSGFGSLRTLNEAFVRVVGCTPREYRNSTHHFE encoded by the coding sequence ATGAATAGTGAAAAACGGATCGGCGTGCAGATGGAAATCGACCAGCCGTACAAACGGCACGTCAGCATTTTCGCCGGCATTCACCGCTATGCCCGCCAACAAGAGAACTGGCGGTTGATCGTCGACGACTGGGCCTGGCGATCGCTGCCGATACGGAAGGGAAAACCTTCGCCCTACGACGGAATCATCGGTCGCATGTCGGCCGAAGGGATCGATCGCGCCAACCGTTTGAACGTGCCGGTGGTCAACGTCTTGTTCAAAACGGCCGACCATCCTGCTGCAGGCGTCTTTCCCGATTTCACCGCTTGCGGACGCCTACGCGCCGAGCATTTGCTGGCCCGCGGGTTTCGCAACTTCGGCACGCTATTCATGACCGAAGATCGCGCGTTAACGGTCGAAGCGAACGCATTTCACGATGCGATCGCAAACGCTGGCTTCGAGTGCAGGTCGCTGCAACTGGAAGGAAATCATAGCGTACTGGGAGACGGCGACGCCAACTACCGTCATTGGAAACGAGGAAAGCGGCGCATCGAAAAGTGGTTGGAAAGCTGGAATCTGCCCATTGGCCTGTTTGTCAGCGAAGTCGATATTACCCGCGTCTTGATCGAACTCTGCTTCAACCGCGGGTGGCGTATTCCGGAAGATGTAGCGATTGTCGCCGGCACGAACGAAGAAGAGTTGTGCACCCATCCCGAGCCGAGCATCACCAGTCTCGAGTATCCGAACGAACAGATCGGTTACGAAGCGGCGCGGCTGCTCGACCAAGCTCTCAACTCCTCGGCCGGAGCGGAGGAGTCTCAGCAAGAGAAGGTTTATCTGCCGCCGGTTGGCATCGTCGCCCGCCGGTCAACCGATTTTATCGCGGTCGACGACGAACTGATGCGGCGTGCGCTGCGCTATATTGACGAACACCTGGAGCAGCCGATCTCGATCGACGACGTCGCCGAAGCGCTGCTAATCTCTCGAAGGAAGTTGACCTCCGAGTTTCGCAAGAACTTCAAGCGAACCGTCGCCGGCGAGATCCAACGATTGCGGGTCGAACGGGTGAAGCGAGAACTGTACGGCACGCGACTCACCGTGCAGGAGATCGCCCGCCGAAGCGGCTTCGGCAGTTTGCGGACGCTCAACGAAGCGTTCGTGCGCGTCGTCGGATGTACGCCTCGCGAATATCGAAATTCGACCCATCATTTTGAATAG
- a CDS encoding DUF1559 family PulG-like putative transporter yields MTKLARRGFTLVELLVVIAIIGVLIALLLPAVQQAREAARRMQCTNNQKQLGIALHTFHDAFRNFPVGLTGHYHASAGPTSGSWYGPTAHTGAVGWGSRILPFMEQQALYDEIFATYPNQSGFDGWSSAGILGRVPQEAYQTSLESFICPSDAATDKISLDIPQPAKPYEQRFARANYVACAGSAEFGQGARDDISGANSGSIYDYHNGDTGGLMFQGHPDYNGVEISLADVVDGTSNTLMVSERSSEPTPSGRRNGSAWIGGHENRTREVAFTTFVTPNSIGSLPEDTCAASLHPGGVNACLADGSVRFIAETVDGTTYLNLGDRNDGEVLAAY; encoded by the coding sequence GTGACAAAGCTCGCTCGTCGCGGTTTCACCTTGGTGGAACTGCTTGTGGTAATCGCAATTATCGGGGTTCTAATCGCCCTGCTCCTTCCGGCCGTCCAGCAAGCCCGCGAGGCTGCCCGACGGATGCAATGCACCAATAACCAAAAGCAACTTGGTATTGCGCTGCACACCTTTCATGATGCGTTTCGCAATTTTCCGGTCGGCCTGACCGGCCACTATCACGCTTCGGCTGGACCTACCTCCGGATCTTGGTACGGCCCCACCGCCCACACCGGAGCGGTGGGATGGGGATCGCGGATCCTGCCGTTCATGGAACAGCAGGCGCTTTACGATGAAATCTTCGCCACGTATCCCAACCAGTCGGGCTTCGACGGTTGGAGCAGTGCCGGCATCTTAGGACGCGTGCCTCAGGAAGCGTATCAAACGTCGCTTGAGTCGTTCATCTGCCCATCCGATGCGGCGACCGACAAAATTAGTCTCGATATTCCGCAGCCCGCCAAGCCGTACGAACAACGTTTCGCCCGCGCAAATTACGTCGCTTGCGCCGGCTCGGCCGAATTTGGTCAAGGCGCCCGCGACGACATCAGCGGCGCCAACAGCGGATCGATCTACGACTATCACAATGGCGATACCGGTGGGCTGATGTTCCAAGGGCATCCCGACTACAACGGCGTCGAAATCAGCCTGGCCGACGTCGTTGACGGCACGTCCAACACGCTGATGGTCTCCGAACGAAGCAGCGAACCGACGCCGTCGGGACGTCGCAACGGCTCGGCCTGGATTGGTGGACACGAGAATCGAACGCGGGAAGTGGCGTTTACGACCTTCGTCACTCCCAACTCGATCGGCAGTTTGCCGGAAGATACTTGCGCCGCCAGCCTGCATCCGGGCGGAGTGAACGCTTGCCTGGCGGACGGCTCGGTGCGGTTCATCGCCGAGACGGTTGATGGAACCACCTACTTGAACCTGGGTGACCGCAACGATGGGGAAGTCCTCGCCGCCTATTAG
- a CDS encoding carboxypeptidase-like regulatory domain-containing protein, whose translation MIETFKRYFAITLCTAASLLVGCADDGLDRVGISGHVIYEGAPLEGAEVLFRPQHGPNSSSLTDETGRYQVDNSFGPVSGSCEVRVMKTMVPEGEQFSRNVLPAKFSRQPKIIKLEQGQNSLDLDLDTWDDKS comes from the coding sequence ATGATTGAAACCTTCAAACGATATTTCGCCATAACATTGTGTACCGCAGCTTCGTTGCTGGTCGGTTGCGCCGATGATGGACTCGACCGGGTAGGAATCTCGGGACACGTCATCTACGAAGGAGCGCCGCTGGAAGGAGCCGAGGTGTTGTTCCGACCGCAGCATGGTCCAAACTCCAGCTCGTTAACCGACGAGACGGGCCGCTATCAAGTCGACAACTCGTTCGGACCCGTTTCTGGTTCGTGCGAGGTCCGGGTGATGAAGACCATGGTTCCGGAAGGAGAGCAGTTCAGCCGCAATGTGCTGCCTGCCAAGTTCAGCAGACAACCCAAGATCATCAAGCTCGAGCAAGGTCAAAATTCGCTCGATTTAGACCTCGATACTTGGGACGATAAATCGTAG